The sequence TGCGTCGGTTATTGGCATTAAAACTACTCTAGCCCCCCCATAGACGCATGAACGCTGGGTGACGGCACCTGGTATTGATGCTTCGTTACATGAAGGAGTTGAATCCTGGCTTTTTATGCACATGTGACTTTTACGAGACTTCAATGTTTTCAGAACAGATTCTGGAATTTCAGGCATTACTATTTCAGTATTTAAGCCATTATTCTTTGATTTTCTATTTTTTACTTCCACATCTGCATTGTTGTCAGTATTTAATACCAATTTTAGCCTCCTCTAACCAATGAATGTGAATAATTATTATTTTCAATCCTTTGAAAATTATTATCAATTTATTAATTAAAGATATGATTATTAAGCATAATTTCAATATTTAAAGTTTTTAAGTGCTACTTTTTAGATTTTTTAGATTGCATTTTAAAAAAGAGTTGGATAATGTTTGGATTCAGCCCAATACTAACCCAAAATAATCAATTATCCAAATTATCCAGTATTTACTAAATTTTACTGCTTTGTTACTGCTGGAGCTTCCAGTGGGTTTCATCGTAGTATGTTTCAAGTACGGTGTTGGTTATCCTGTTAAGAAGATTGATTCCTCCATTATATCCAACAATTGGTACTCTATGATACCCTGCACGGTCGTAAACCGGGAATCCCACCCTAACAAGAGGTATTCCAAGATCCTTGGCTATTACCCTTCCATCGGAGTGTCCTATCACCAGATCAACAGGTTCTTCCTTTAGACGTAGTTCCAATGCCCTGAGATCCTGTCCCGGCATGACCTCTATTGGACCATCAGATTCCTTGGAAACCTTTTTCATATCCTCCACAAACTCTGGATTCTCTGTTCCAGTACATGCAACTGCAGGCACCATTCCAAGTTCACACACGAATCTTGCTATGCTACTGACCATTGCTGGATCTCCATAAATGGCAACATTACGTCCGAAAAGGTATCTTGATGCGAGATCTGCCATTGAATCCACAAGCAAACCCCTTTCATCCAGAAGTTCATCTGTAGCTTCCATACCGGTTAATTTAACCATGTTCCTAACGAAATCATCACTGTTCTGTAGTCCAATTGGTAGTTGACCAATAACTGCAGGTACATCGTACTTTTTATCCAGTTCAAGGGCTGCAGAACCTGCATAGTTACACAGAGCGATTGTTCCAAGACTGTTTGAAGAGTTACAAATGTCTTCAACAGGTGTACCTCCCTTTGGGTAATAAGGTTTCTTCTGTGTTGTAGAAGGCCTTAACGGCGAATCGAATGGGTCAGATGTGTCAGTGAGCATTATACCTTCAGAACCCATAAGGCCCATCATGTGTTTTATCTCACGTATGTCACCAGGGTTAACTATTCCTGGAATTATGTTGACCTTCCCGTTGGATTCTTCTGGATCCTCTGCAAGGTTTGAGACCATTGCCTTCACAGCGTTGTCATACCCTGTGAAGTGATTTCCAACAAAACTGGGTGTACTTATGTGTATTAGTTTAATTTTTTCAGCCTTTTCTTTACCCATCTTCTGGATCATCTCTTCACGGGCAACCTTTATGAAACCTTCAACATCGTCTCCAATGATTTCACATGAACACGTGGTTACGATACCCATGAGTTCTGGTTTGAACCTTACTGCAAGATTTCCTATACCAGATATGAGATTTTTACGCCCTCCAAATACTGCTGCATCCTCGTGAAGTGAGGTGACAGCTATTTCAGATGGTTCACGGAAGTGTCTTGAGAATCCGTAACGTACAAATGTTGAACAACCCTGGGATCCATGAACCAGTGGAAGTCCCCTTTTAACCCCTGAAACTGCAAACATGGCACCTAAAGGTTGACATGTTACAAGAGGATTTATAATGGCATTTCTATCCTTTTCAACGATATTTATACCACAGGTAGTCATATCAGATTCTTTATTAACGGTTTCACCACTCATTTTGCCACCTCCTCTTCAGTTTCTTCCATGCTCATTTCTTCAATACCTCCTTCAGTTTCGTACTCAAATTCCAGCATGTTCCAAACAGGGTTATATACGGCAGCATAAATATCCTTTGTAAGGTTTAAGAAGCCTTCAAAGCCTATGTAAGGACCATTTTCGTAGGAATGGATAAGAATACATGGTACTCCCATCTTATGGGCCAGATATTTTTCTTTTATACCTGAAAGCATGAGATCGGGTTTGTATTTTTCGATTATTTCCTCCATTTCAAGGGAGTTTGGATCGTCAAATATTATTGTTCCCTCATCCACACGTTCCTTGATCTTTTCGTATCCATCTTCGTGTTCAAACATGGTTGATACTGCAATTACCTCCATTCCGAGCTCTTCTTCAAGAGGCCTTGGGAAGTGCCAGTTCTTTGGACCTCCTGAAAAAACCCAAACCTTCTTACCCTTGAGTTTTTCCTTGTAGAATTCTAACTGAGGCTTTATATCTTTCATTCTACTTTCTATAACCTTTTCTGCTTTGTCTTCAAGTCCAAAGTATTTTCCAACCGCTCTTAGGTTTTCTGCACAGTACCTGGGCCCAAAGAAGTCCACCTTCATGTAGGGTACTCCATATTTTTGCTCTATGAGATCCGCTATGTAGGTTGCAGAACGCTGACACCTTACAAGACTGAGTTTGGCCCTGTGCATCCAGCATATCTCATCATGGG is a genomic window of Methanobacterium congolense containing:
- a CDS encoding nitrogenase component 1; this encodes MSGETVNKESDMTTCGINIVEKDRNAIINPLVTCQPLGAMFAVSGVKRGLPLVHGSQGCSTFVRYGFSRHFREPSEIAVTSLHEDAAVFGGRKNLISGIGNLAVRFKPELMGIVTTCSCEIIGDDVEGFIKVAREEMIQKMGKEKAEKIKLIHISTPSFVGNHFTGYDNAVKAMVSNLAEDPEESNGKVNIIPGIVNPGDIREIKHMMGLMGSEGIMLTDTSDPFDSPLRPSTTQKKPYYPKGGTPVEDICNSSNSLGTIALCNYAGSAALELDKKYDVPAVIGQLPIGLQNSDDFVRNMVKLTGMEATDELLDERGLLVDSMADLASRYLFGRNVAIYGDPAMVSSIARFVCELGMVPAVACTGTENPEFVEDMKKVSKESDGPIEVMPGQDLRALELRLKEEPVDLVIGHSDGRVIAKDLGIPLVRVGFPVYDRAGYHRVPIVGYNGGINLLNRITNTVLETYYDETHWKLQQ